A genomic stretch from Nocardia wallacei includes:
- a CDS encoding ArsR/SmtB family transcription factor — translation MPGMQRPLYQLKADFFKTLGHPVRIRVLELLSQREYAVSEMLDEVGVEPANLSQQLSILRRAGLVTARREGLSVTYELTSPRVAELLAAARAILTGVAADRVEALEQPI, via the coding sequence ATGCCCGGCATGCAACGGCCGCTCTATCAACTGAAGGCCGACTTCTTCAAAACCCTCGGCCATCCGGTGCGTATCCGCGTGCTCGAACTACTCAGCCAGCGCGAGTACGCGGTGTCGGAGATGCTCGACGAGGTCGGTGTCGAACCGGCGAATCTCTCCCAGCAGCTGTCGATACTGCGTCGCGCCGGCTTGGTGACCGCCCGACGCGAAGGTTTGTCGGTGACCTACGAACTCACTTCGCCGCGTGTCGCCGAACTCCTCGCTGCGGCACGCGCCATCCTCACCGGTGTGGCCGCCGACCGAGTAGAGGCTCTCGAACAGCCCATCTAG